One genomic window of Pseudomonas chlororaphis subsp. piscium includes the following:
- a CDS encoding tetratricopeptide repeat protein, whose protein sequence is MARKARKPSIPAIRNSAQLLVETAGKRAKALHQQGRYEEALNVCQQAIRMTPGLTQAWTDAAVNCLKLERWQQAVGYAEQALARGGRSFALFDALSHAHGALRQWEDVRKYGLMALQLRDQGFGVAPAAPHAAPVMPPLPSTQTRDKNVIAFSLFGADSKYCETAVLNVIEQPKIYPHWTCRFYIDDSVPPSVVERLLAAGAQVIQVDEQAHGWPGPMWRFLALQDLHLHRVLFRDADSVVSTREAEAVEEWLHSDCRFHCMRDCATHTELMLAGLWGVVAGALPPLEQLTQSFFSAGVESQHFADQYFLRQYVWPYARQSLLQHDSMFGFMQARTFPGGPMPADFHVGYAEGSPLFKARAEWADGTPVQWTLLLKQAEQEVVVCRYPGVVKAGLVTAHIPARFARMISRVEAEIRLKML, encoded by the coding sequence ATGGCTAGAAAAGCTCGAAAACCCAGCATTCCGGCAATCCGCAATTCGGCGCAGTTACTGGTCGAAACCGCTGGCAAGCGCGCCAAGGCTCTGCATCAGCAGGGGCGCTACGAAGAGGCGCTCAATGTATGCCAGCAGGCAATCCGCATGACTCCTGGGCTGACGCAAGCCTGGACTGACGCAGCGGTCAACTGCTTGAAGCTTGAACGCTGGCAGCAGGCAGTGGGTTATGCCGAACAGGCTCTGGCGCGTGGAGGCCGCAGTTTTGCCTTGTTCGACGCCTTGTCCCATGCTCATGGCGCTTTGCGGCAATGGGAGGACGTCAGGAAGTACGGCTTGATGGCCCTGCAACTGCGGGATCAAGGTTTCGGTGTGGCGCCAGCGGCGCCCCATGCGGCACCGGTAATGCCGCCTTTGCCTTCCACACAAACCCGGGATAAGAACGTCATCGCGTTCTCGTTATTCGGCGCCGACTCCAAGTATTGCGAAACGGCAGTGCTCAACGTGATTGAGCAACCGAAGATCTATCCGCACTGGACGTGCCGCTTTTACATCGACGACAGCGTGCCACCAAGCGTGGTCGAAAGACTGCTCGCGGCGGGAGCGCAAGTCATACAGGTCGATGAACAGGCCCACGGCTGGCCCGGCCCGATGTGGCGGTTTCTCGCGTTGCAGGACCTGCACCTGCACCGAGTGCTGTTCCGGGACGCTGACTCGGTGGTTTCAACCCGGGAGGCCGAGGCGGTCGAGGAGTGGTTGCACAGTGATTGCAGGTTCCACTGCATGCGTGATTGCGCCACCCATACCGAGCTGATGCTGGCGGGGCTGTGGGGCGTGGTGGCCGGTGCTCTACCGCCATTGGAGCAGTTGACGCAATCGTTCTTCAGCGCTGGTGTCGAGTCGCAGCACTTCGCGGATCAGTATTTCCTGCGCCAGTACGTCTGGCCTTATGCACGGCAGAGCCTCCTGCAGCATGATTCGATGTTCGGTTTCATGCAGGCGCGGACCTTCCCCGGCGGCCCCATGCCGGCCGATTTTCATGTCGGCTATGCCGAAGGTTCACCACTGTTCAAGGCCCGGGCGGAATGGGCTGATGGCACCCCGGTGCAATGGACATTGCTGCTCAAACAAGCGGAGCAAGAGGTCGTGGTCTGTCGCTATCCTGGGGTGGTAAAGGCGGGGCTGGTGACGGCGCATATCCCGGCGCGGTTTGCCAGGATGATCAGCCGTGTGGAAGCAGAGATCAGGTTGAAAATGCTCTAG
- a CDS encoding type I secretion system permease/ATPase, protein MTTIPKADSSTVVTDVANPWLDAMLQVARHYRLETSAERVRVMLDWQAGHPADVQLKQMARDMGMSLCFEKLDKGILDPWRLPVVAEFDNGQVGVIESVDNGQFAGVRLSGEQGVLQALPVAEVCARVQRVLLLRPEVSAPDARVDDYIKPYEANWFWKLALHDWRRYSDVMLASLIANVLALAAMLFSMQIYDRVIPAQSEPTLWVLFGGVVIAIVFEFCMRLSRTHLTDKIGKRADLRISDRVFGHALRIRTQDQSKSTGSFISQIRELEQVRELITSTTVNALADLPFFFLFLGVLWYVGGMMALVPLAILPLLIIPGLLAQRWLAKYSKEGMREASLRNAILIEAVQGNEDIKLLRAEQRFQTQWNHLNQVSADISMRQRFITGALMTWTQELQSLVYVLVILVGCFMVISGDLTTGALIGTSILSSRMIAPLAQLSGVMSRWQQAKVAREGLDELMKRPVDQPQHSKMLHRPVIQGDYRLEGVKFRYEQEQKQPALEIPGLTIKAGEKVAILGRNGAGKSTLLHLLSGLQAPQEGNVLLDSLNLSMIDPYDVRRDVGFLSQQASLFFGSLRDNIIMGKPMATDDEIIQALTLSGALSLVQSLPDGLDHLIREGGKGLSGGQRQMLLLARTLIRNPRVLLLDEPTAWLDELSEQHLIEKLLPWLEGRTLIVATHRPAVLKWVDRIIAVDKGRVVLDDTKHIVISQMSKPRASAA, encoded by the coding sequence ATGACCACTATCCCCAAAGCCGATTCCTCGACCGTTGTGACGGATGTGGCAAATCCCTGGTTGGACGCCATGCTGCAAGTGGCCCGGCATTACCGGCTGGAGACCTCGGCAGAGCGCGTGCGTGTCATGCTCGACTGGCAAGCCGGCCATCCGGCCGATGTACAGCTCAAGCAAATGGCCCGCGACATGGGCATGTCGCTGTGCTTCGAAAAGCTCGACAAAGGCATCCTGGACCCCTGGCGCCTGCCGGTGGTGGCTGAGTTCGACAACGGGCAGGTCGGCGTCATTGAAAGTGTCGATAACGGCCAGTTCGCCGGCGTGCGTTTGAGCGGCGAGCAGGGCGTGCTGCAGGCCTTGCCGGTAGCCGAAGTCTGCGCGCGAGTGCAACGGGTTCTGCTGTTGCGTCCTGAAGTGTCGGCGCCGGATGCCCGGGTCGACGACTACATCAAACCTTATGAAGCCAACTGGTTCTGGAAACTGGCGCTGCACGACTGGCGGCGGTACTCCGATGTGATGCTGGCCTCGCTGATCGCCAACGTCCTGGCCCTGGCCGCCATGCTGTTTTCGATGCAGATCTACGACAGGGTGATTCCGGCCCAGTCCGAGCCGACCCTGTGGGTGCTGTTCGGCGGGGTGGTCATAGCGATCGTTTTCGAGTTCTGCATGCGCTTGTCGCGCACCCACCTGACCGACAAGATCGGCAAGCGCGCCGACCTGCGGATTTCCGATCGGGTCTTCGGTCATGCGCTGCGCATCCGTACCCAGGACCAGTCGAAATCCACTGGCTCCTTCATCTCGCAGATCCGCGAGCTGGAGCAGGTGCGTGAGTTGATCACGTCCACCACCGTGAATGCCTTGGCGGACCTGCCGTTCTTCTTCCTGTTCCTCGGTGTGCTGTGGTACGTCGGTGGGATGATGGCCCTGGTGCCGCTGGCGATCCTGCCGTTGCTGATCATTCCCGGCCTGCTGGCCCAGCGCTGGTTGGCCAAATATTCCAAGGAAGGCATGCGCGAAGCGTCGTTGCGCAATGCGATCCTGATCGAGGCGGTCCAAGGCAACGAAGACATCAAGCTACTGCGCGCCGAGCAGCGCTTCCAGACCCAGTGGAACCACCTCAATCAGGTGTCGGCCGACATCAGCATGCGCCAGCGCTTCATCACCGGTGCCTTGATGACTTGGACCCAGGAGCTGCAATCGCTGGTCTATGTGCTGGTGATTCTGGTGGGCTGCTTCATGGTCATCAGTGGCGACCTGACCACGGGTGCCTTGATCGGTACCTCGATTCTGTCGTCGCGGATGATTGCGCCCCTGGCTCAGCTGTCCGGTGTCATGTCGCGCTGGCAGCAGGCCAAGGTCGCGCGTGAAGGCCTGGATGAATTGATGAAGCGCCCGGTCGACCAGCCCCAGCACAGCAAGATGCTGCACCGTCCGGTGATCCAGGGCGACTACCGCTTGGAGGGCGTGAAGTTCCGCTACGAGCAGGAGCAGAAGCAGCCAGCGCTGGAGATCCCGGGCTTGACGATCAAGGCTGGCGAGAAAGTGGCGATCCTGGGCCGCAACGGCGCAGGCAAGTCGACCCTGCTGCATCTGTTGTCCGGCTTGCAAGCCCCCCAGGAAGGAAATGTGCTGCTGGACTCATTGAACCTGTCGATGATCGACCCCTATGACGTGCGCCGTGATGTGGGCTTTCTCAGCCAGCAGGCATCGCTGTTCTTCGGCTCGCTGCGGGACAACATCATCATGGGTAAACCCATGGCCACTGACGACGAGATCATTCAGGCACTGACCTTGAGTGGCGCGCTGTCCCTGGTGCAGTCGTTGCCCGATGGCCTGGATCACCTGATCCGTGAAGGCGGCAAGGGCCTGTCCGGCGGCCAGCGGCAAATGCTCTTGCTGGCTCGTACGCTGATCCGCAACCCCCGCGTGCTGCTGCTGGACGAGCCGACCGCCTGGCTCGACGAACTCAGCGAACAGCACCTGATTGAGAAGCTGCTGCCGTGGCTCGAAGGCCGCACGCTGATCGTCGCCACGCACCGGCCGGCTGTCCTGAAGTGGGTGGACCGGATCATCGCGGTCGACAAGGGCCGGGTCGTTCTGGACGACACCAAACACATCGTCATCAGCCAGATGAGCAAGCCGCGCGCATCCGCTGCCTGA
- a CDS encoding HlyD family efflux transporter periplasmic adaptor subunit → MNIKLPASDRLNPINFSLTRPDLFEAHSRLPRASWFIWLTFAGLALLLAWAYCFTLDEVSSGTGKVIPSSREQVIQSLEGGIVAQLNVKEGDMVQAGQVLAQLDRTRSESSVDESSSRARAALATATRLRAEVEGSDLAFPDYVMEDPALVRSETALFKSRKDSLAKSLAGIQEALTLVRRELVMTERLAKMGAASNVEVLRLKRQANELEMKANDTRTQYLVRSREELAKANGEVEAQQSVTRGRADMLSRLTVVSPVRGVVKDIEVNTVGGVVPPNGRLMVIVPIEDQLLVEARISPRDVAFLHPGQRATVKISAYDYAIYGGLEGEVVTISPDTIQDDVKRDVYYYRVFVRTQSDSLFNKSGEAFPIFPGMISTVDIHTGGKTVWEYLVKPLNRAREALRER, encoded by the coding sequence ATGAACATCAAATTACCTGCATCCGATCGCTTGAACCCGATCAATTTCAGCCTGACCCGTCCGGACCTGTTCGAAGCCCACAGCCGGCTTCCGCGGGCGTCCTGGTTCATCTGGCTGACCTTCGCCGGCCTTGCCTTGCTGTTGGCCTGGGCGTACTGCTTTACGCTCGACGAGGTCTCCAGTGGTACCGGGAAAGTGATTCCCAGCTCACGAGAACAGGTCATTCAATCCCTCGAAGGCGGGATTGTGGCGCAGCTCAACGTCAAGGAAGGCGACATGGTTCAGGCCGGGCAAGTGCTTGCGCAACTGGACCGCACACGTTCCGAGTCGTCGGTGGACGAAAGTTCCTCCCGGGCTCGTGCCGCCCTGGCAACGGCCACCCGCTTGCGTGCGGAAGTCGAGGGGAGCGACCTGGCGTTTCCCGACTATGTCATGGAAGACCCGGCCCTGGTGCGTTCGGAAACGGCGCTGTTCAAGTCGCGTAAAGACAGCCTGGCCAAGAGCCTGGCGGGCATTCAGGAAGCCCTGACCCTGGTCAGGCGTGAGCTGGTGATGACCGAGCGCCTGGCCAAGATGGGCGCGGCCAGCAACGTCGAAGTCCTGCGCCTCAAGCGCCAGGCCAACGAACTGGAAATGAAGGCCAACGATACGCGTACCCAATACCTGGTGCGTTCGCGTGAAGAACTGGCCAAGGCCAACGGCGAAGTCGAGGCCCAGCAATCGGTGACCCGCGGGCGTGCCGACATGCTGTCGCGCCTGACTGTAGTGTCGCCGGTGCGCGGCGTGGTGAAAGACATCGAGGTCAACACCGTGGGGGGGGTCGTCCCGCCAAATGGCCGGCTGATGGTGATCGTGCCGATCGAGGATCAATTGCTGGTGGAGGCGCGGATCTCGCCGCGGGACGTCGCCTTCCTGCATCCGGGCCAGCGGGCCACGGTGAAGATCAGCGCCTATGACTACGCCATTTACGGTGGCCTGGAAGGTGAAGTGGTGACCATCTCGCCAGACACCATCCAGGACGATGTCAAACGCGATGTCTATTACTACCGGGTCTTTGTCCGCACCCAAAGCGACTCGCTGTTCAACAAAAGTGGCGAAGCCTTCCCTATCTTTCCCGGGATGATCTCCACCGTGGACATCCACACCGGCGGCAAAACGGTCTGGGAATACCTGGTCAAACCGCTCAACAGGGCTCGCGAAGCCTTGCGCGAACGCTAA
- a CDS encoding TolC family outer membrane protein — MRYKYWKAGLITVVSSIALLGFSEQVIADTSPRPQAQKHIVCNPQCAQVSASPAPASRPAQSVPAQPVYKQPGTTGKRSPFSYDRLPAMDGKAERAPFASANQAPVQADDLWQVVSLAVSHYPSIRDAASVLEEQREGIDVARAGYLPKVDVGISSGRQSFGSNGQALSLTASQMLYDFGKVGGAVTEAESNVVLQQVKWQGEIDDIALQAAEAVIEVRRYEALVNAAQSQKDQLKKLQQLAARRVSEGASTQADLIQAQSRVEAAEASLLASQTQLSQQRSKLRTLIGQEPLNKIAVPENRLVQALATIDPNVEMTIGVQQAEAEWSVAQAQVSQARANAKPTVSLDAGVDKYLGNVPTGRDEYAYTLTVSVKHSLFDGGAPSARIRGAGQAARAAEERIHTRKLEAQNSWFRLQEQMAGLSSRIKVLGNRYKSMVDTRALYEQQYLALGTRSLLDLLNAEQEIFQAQTDQENSRHDLWLAQVNYINATGHMRNVFALMGASS, encoded by the coding sequence ATGCGTTACAAATATTGGAAAGCAGGCCTGATCACTGTTGTATCGTCGATCGCCTTGCTGGGCTTTTCCGAACAGGTGATTGCCGATACATCACCTCGTCCCCAGGCGCAGAAGCACATCGTCTGCAATCCGCAATGTGCACAGGTAAGCGCTTCTCCAGCGCCAGCCTCGCGGCCGGCTCAATCGGTACCTGCGCAGCCTGTATACAAGCAGCCGGGCACCACGGGTAAACGTAGTCCGTTCTCCTATGACCGTTTGCCGGCAATGGACGGCAAGGCCGAACGCGCGCCGTTCGCCTCGGCAAACCAGGCACCGGTGCAAGCGGATGATTTATGGCAAGTCGTCTCGCTGGCGGTCAGTCATTACCCATCGATTCGTGACGCGGCGTCGGTTCTCGAGGAGCAACGTGAAGGCATCGACGTTGCACGCGCCGGTTATCTGCCAAAAGTGGACGTGGGCATCAGTTCCGGTCGGCAGAGTTTCGGCAGCAACGGTCAGGCCCTGTCGCTCACTGCCAGCCAGATGCTGTATGACTTCGGCAAGGTTGGTGGGGCTGTCACCGAGGCCGAATCCAACGTCGTGCTGCAACAAGTGAAATGGCAGGGCGAGATCGACGACATTGCCCTGCAGGCCGCCGAGGCGGTGATCGAGGTTCGTCGCTACGAAGCGCTGGTCAATGCCGCGCAATCGCAAAAAGACCAACTGAAAAAACTGCAGCAACTGGCCGCGCGCCGGGTCAGCGAAGGGGCTAGCACCCAGGCCGACCTGATCCAGGCGCAATCGCGGGTCGAGGCGGCCGAAGCGTCGCTGCTCGCCAGCCAGACTCAACTGAGCCAGCAACGCAGCAAGCTGCGCACCCTGATTGGCCAGGAGCCGCTCAACAAGATTGCGGTGCCCGAGAATCGTTTGGTCCAGGCCCTGGCAACCATTGATCCCAATGTGGAAATGACCATTGGGGTGCAGCAGGCCGAAGCCGAATGGAGTGTCGCCCAGGCGCAAGTCAGCCAGGCCCGAGCCAACGCCAAGCCGACCGTATCCCTGGATGCGGGCGTCGATAAGTACCTGGGAAATGTCCCCACAGGTCGGGACGAGTACGCCTACACCCTGACTGTCAGCGTCAAGCACAGTCTGTTTGACGGCGGTGCGCCGTCGGCGCGGATTCGCGGGGCGGGCCAGGCAGCTCGTGCTGCCGAAGAGCGCATCCATACCCGCAAGCTCGAAGCCCAGAACTCCTGGTTCCGCTTGCAAGAACAAATGGCCGGGCTGTCGAGCCGGATCAAGGTGCTGGGTAACCGCTACAAAAGCATGGTCGATACCCGTGCGCTGTACGAACAGCAGTACCTGGCGCTGGGTACGCGGTCCTTGCTCGATCTGTTGAACGCCGAACAGGAAATCTTCCAGGCCCAGACCGACCAGGAAAACTCCCGGCACGACCTTTGGCTGGCCCAGGTGAACTACATCAATGCCACCGGCCATATGCGCAACGTATTCGCCCTGATGGGAGCCTCATCATGA